The Ornithorhynchus anatinus isolate Pmale09 chromosome 1, mOrnAna1.pri.v4, whole genome shotgun sequence genome includes a window with the following:
- the MAP3K9 gene encoding mitogen-activated protein kinase kinase kinase 9 isoform X3, with amino-acid sequence MGAANWRGPFPRHRWAGGGLRRGHEQAGPPHPFHVPPALCPTHGSILDRLTTIEESGFFEMPKDSFHCLQDDWKHEVQEMFDQLRAKEKELRTWEEELSEAALQQKLQEEELRRREQELAEREIHVLERELHVFIHQLAHHQPPVHKRKGHFTKSRLKLKDGNRISLPSDFQHKFTVQASPTLDKRKSLPDGSSPPVSPTVLPRLRAIQLTPGESSKTWGQSSGVPKEEGEEEEKRGPKKKGRTWGPSTLCQKEITAANESPKSLVDGTKHWASSAPNLGKGPRMPPVLPGFASLTEMEDEAGEDRPYPSPSQAYLCLPFPRGEDGTAPPADGVPEEPTPVNSASSTPQLTPTNSLKRGGGPQWRRCGAAVVGCGAVLAAPGLGLDLLEAGRCQLPPAEEPSPPPREDRKKREGLFQRAARPRRLFGKEEAGGPAAGDPSPPLLSPASLSECNSTRSLLRSDSDEAVAEEPAPAAPCAPRPAHPLVNVRVERFKRDPRQSLTPTHVTLSAPAPPRGHHRRTPSDGALKSPALANGTPATGGPGTGSAATPSPARDPSEVPRLPDPNLVFPPTPRRWTSPPDPTLERPKTLEFAPRPRPSAHRQRLDPWWSASPGPGPGLARSASPAPSSSAGTPGPGDPCLASSSGGGGGLPALLRLQPGGPVPPARTLLDLDAEGQSQDGTVPLCRAALDPHLPPAFELQREFWS; translated from the exons TATCCTGGACCGGCTGACCACCATAGAGGAGTCCGGCTTCTTCGAGATGCCCAAGGATTCCTTCCACTGTCTGCAGGACGACTGGAAGCACGAGGTGCAGGAGATGTTTGACCAACTCAGGGCCAAAGAAAAG GAGCTGCGCAcgtgggaggaggagctgagtgaGGCGGCGCTGCAGCAGAAGCTGCAGGAGGAAGAGCTGCGTCGGCGGGAGCAGGAGCTGGCCGAGCGCGAGATCCACGTCCTGGAGCGCGAGCTGCACGTCTTCATCCACCAGCTGGCCCACCACCAGCCCCCCGTCCACAAGCGCAAGGGTCACTTCACCAAAAGCCGCCTCAAGCTCAAGGATGGAAaccgcatcagcctcccctcGG ATTTCCAGCACAAGTTCACGGTGCAGGCGTCCCCCACGCTGGACAAGAGGAAGAGTCTCCCCGACGGGTCCAGCCCCCCCGTGAGCCCCACCGTCCTCCCCCGGCTCCGAGCCATCCAAC TGACTCCTGGGGAGAGCAGCAAAACCTGGGGCCAGAGTTCCGGGGTCCccaaggaggaaggtgaggaggaggagaagaggggtccCAAGAAGAAAGGTCGCACGTGGGGACCGAGCACGCTCTGTCAGAAGGAAATCACCGCCGCCAACGAGAG CCCAAAGTCCCTGGTGGATGGGACCAAGCACTGGGCCTCTAGTGCCCCCAACCTGGGCAAGGGTCCGAGGATGCCACCAGTTCTCCCTGGCTTCGCCAGTTTAACGGAGATGG AGGATGAGGCCGGGGAGGATCGGCCGTACCCCTCGCCCAGCCAGGCctacctctgcctccccttcccccggggcGAGGACGGGACGGCCCCCCCGGCCGACGGGGTCCCCGAGGAGCCCACCCCGGTCAACTCGGCCAGCAGCACCCCGCAGCTGACCCCCACCAACAGCctgaagcggggcggggggccccagTGGCGGCGGTGCGGGGCGGCCGTGGTGGGCTGCGGGGCCGTGTTGGCCGCCCCCGGCCTAGGCCTCGACCTGCTGGAGGCGGGCAGGTGCCAACTCCCGCCCGCCGAGGAGCCCAGCCCGCCCCCGCGTGAGGACAGGAAGAAGCGCGAGGGCCTGTTCCagcgggcggcccggccccgcagGCTCTTCgggaaggaggaggcggggggcccggccgccggggacccctccccgcccctgctcTCACCAGCCTCCCTCTCCGAGTGCAACTCCACGCGTTCCCTGCTGCGCTCGGACAGCGACGAGGCCGTGGCTGAAgagccggccccggccgccccctgcgccccccgcccggcccaccCACTGGTCAACGTCCGCGTCGAGCGGTTCAAGCGGGACCCCcgccagtccctgacccccacccacGTCACCctctcggcccccgccccgcccagggGCCACCACCGGCGGACCCCTTCGGACGGGGCCCTCAAGTCGCCGGCCCTGGCCAACGGGACTCCTGCCACCGGCGGGCCGGGAACCG GCTCGgcggccacccccagccccgcccggGACCCCTCCGAAGTGCCCCGCCTCCCGGACCCCAACCTGGTCTTCCCCCCGACGCCACGGCGCTGGACCTCGCCGCCGGACCCGACGCTGGAGAGGCCCAAGACCCTGGAGTtcgcgccccggccccggccctcagcCCACCGTCAGCGGCTCGACCCGTGGTGgtccgcctcccccgggcccggccccggcctcgcccgcagcgcctccccggcccccagctcctccgcggggacccccggccccggggacccctgCCTCGCCAGCAGCAGCGGAGGCGGCGGGGGTCTTCCCGCCCTGCTCCGCTTGCAGCCCGGGGGGCCGGTACCCCCGGCACGGACCCTCCTGGACCTGGacgccgaggggcagagccaggatggcaCCGTCCCCCTGTGCCGGGCCGCGCtggacccccacctccctcccgcctTCGAGCTGCAGCGGGAGTTCTGGTCGTAG